In Thermanaerovibrio velox DSM 12556, the genomic stretch TTCGTCCGGGTGTTCGAGGAGGAGTCCTCCCAGGTGGAGGGGGCTAGGTGGCTGCTTCAGGGGACCTTGTACCCCGACGTGATCGAGAGCGGGCATCAGGGCAAGGGAGCGGCGGTTATAAAGTCCCACCACAACGTCGGGGGGCTGCCGGACTTCATGAAGCTAAAGGTGTTGGAGCCCCTCAGGGACCTCTTCAAGGATGAGGTTCGACGGATAGGGGCCATTCTGGGGGTCCCCGAGGGTTTCCTCAAGCGGCATCCCTTCCCTGGCCCTGGGCTTGCGGTGAGGTGCCTTGGGGAGGTTGCCAGGGAGCGCCTCGATGTGCTGAGGGAGGCGGACCACATCCTGCAGGAGGAGATAGCCAACTTCGGCTTGTACGATTCTCTTTGGCAGTGCTTCTGCGTGCTCCTTCCCGTGAGATCCGTGGGGGTCATGGGGGACGTTAGGACCTACGCGGAGACCGCGGTCATAAGGGCCGTTGAGTCCCAGGACGGGATGACCGCGGACTGGGCGAGGCTGCCCTATGAGCTCCTCGACCGGGTCAGCCGGCGGATATGCAACCAGGTGAGGGGCATAAACCGGGTGGTCCTAGATGTGACCGGCAAGCCCCCGGCCACCATCGAGTGGGAGTAGGCTGGATATACCGTTGATAGGGGAGCTGGGATAAACAGGAGGGCCCGGTTTTAAAGGGCCCTCTTCCCCTCCCATCCCAGGTACCGCTGTATCCTAAGCTCCGACCGTTTAAGGTCCAGCAGCCGCAGGGCGTCGCTGAGGCTTCCGTCGGGGTTGACCTTGATCATGATCACCGGCCTTAACAGGTCCTCCCCTCCGGAGGACACCACCACCCCTATGGACTTGTCCGAGAGCTCCACCACCGACCCGGGGGGGTACATCCCGAAGGAGGTGAGCAGCAGGCGGCTCACCTTGGGGTCAAAGTGGGTGCCTCCGTCCACGATTATGGTGTTGACCGCGTCCCTGAACGGCACCGCCCGTTTGTAGCTCCGTTCAGATGTCATGGCGTCGAAGGCGTCCGCCACCGCCACGATGCGAGACAGCAGGGGTATGTCCTCCCCCCGCCTTGCCGTCCGGGTATCCGCTTCCGCACCACCTCTCGTGGTGGCTTCTTATTATGGCCAGTACGTCTGGATCGTCTATGCCCAGCTCTCTGGCTAGCTTCTCCCCGAGCACCGGATGGGATTTCATAACGTTGAACTCTTCGTTGGTGAGGGGCCCGGGCTTGTTCAATATCTCAAGGGGTATCCGGGCCTTGCCCAGGTCGTGCAGGAGGCCTCCAAGCACCGCGGTCTCCGCCGACTCCGGTGCCATCCGATGGGCCAGGAAGCCGGATATGGCGGCGGTGTTGAAGGAGTGCACAAAGGTGTACTCGTCCCAGCGGTGCACCTTGGCCACGGAGAAGAGGATCTTGGGCTTCGTTAATATCTGCTCCAGCAGCTCCTTGGCCACCTCGGTGATGGGGCTTAGCAGCTCCGGGGTTATGTGTTGGGTCCTTATGGAATCGAAAAGCCCCTTGATCTCGTTTATGGACTTGCTTGCCACCTCCGGGTCTATTATCACGTTGGAGTTGATCACCTGGTCTATGAACGAGTCCAGGGCGTCCTGTTCCACGTGATCATCCCTGCGGACGTGGACGTAGCCTATCCCCTCGTCCAACAGGTGTCTTATGAGCAGCAGAACGGAGTCCCCGAGCATGGCGAGCCTGGTCCCCTTGGGGATGATGACGGAACCCCTGGCGGATATGATGTCCTCCGCCACGATGCCCCCAAAGCTTATGAGGTCTTGCACCGGCACCTTAAAGACCTCGCCGTCCAGATCCGTCACCTCCCATAGTTCAATTGATAGCTTTGTTTTAATTATATCATTTTGACGGAAACATTGTGGATTTTTGTTCCTAGGGGTTTTGATGTATCATTCTCAGAGCTCCACAAGCGAAGCGGCGGAGGTGTTTTAAGTGTTGCCCATAGTTTGTGTGTGTGGACTCAAGGACAGCGGGAAGACCACCCTTTGTGTGAAGCTGCTGGAGATGTTGAGCCAAAGGGGATGCCACGTGGGTTTCATAAAGAGGACCAGCGAGGAGGTTTTGTCGCCGGTTTCCACCGATACCGGCAAGGCCCTGGGTTCGGTGGGATCTGCGGTTTTGTTGGGTCCCGACGGTGCCAGGCTTGACATGGCGGGGCAGTGGGACGTGGGGGGGCTTGCCATGCGTGTCTTCCCCACCAAGGACCTGGTGATAGTTGAGGGGGGCAAGTCCCTTAGGTTCCCCAAGGTTTGGGTTGGCAACGAGGTGTCGAAGGGGGTGGAGGGGGTCTTCTTCACCTACCGTGGAGGGGATGAGGAGCTTGAGGATCTTTGCGAGAAGCTCCTTGAAATGGCAAGAAAGGGGCATAAGAGGAGCCGGGTTTTCACCCCCGCCGGGGAGGTCCCCATGAAGGACTTCGTGGCGGACTTCGTGCGGGGCGGCCTTATGGGTATGGTGAGAGAGCTCAAGGGGGTTCGATTAAAGAGGGGATGGGTCAGGGCTTACGTGTGGTGTGAAGGGGAAGGAGAGGACTCCTAGGGGAACTTTCCGAATTTGTCAACTCTGGATCTCCCTTGTCTTGGGGTTGAGGGATGGATATAATCAACGTCGGCTTTAGTGCCCCCCTTTTGTGCGGGGGGGCAGTGTTTCTATTTCACTTTTTTGTTCGAGGAGGTCTGGTCATGGGTTACTCGTGGTTAGGAGTGGTGGGCGGAACCGGTGTTCTGGCCATCCTGTTCGCGTTGGTGGCCACGGGGCGCATCAACGCCTTCAAGGTGGACGACGAGAACGTGGTTCGCCTCTCCGGCATCATCCAGAGGGGGGCAATGGCGTTCCTCTACAGGGAGTATAAGGCGCTCATCCCCTTTGTGGCGGTGGTAGGGGCCCTTTTGGCGTACAAGATAGGGGTGCCCAGTGCGGTGTGCTTTTTGGTCGGCGCGGTGTGCAGCGCTTCCACCGGCTACGCGGGCATGAGGGTGGCCACCAAGTCCAACGGCAAGACCGCGTTTGCCGCCACCATGGGCATGAACTCCGCCCTGAGGCTGGCGTTCCAGGGCGGCAGCGTCATGGGCATGACCGTGGTGGGGGTGGGTATCATCGGCATAGTGGCCATGTACGTGCTGTTTGGTGACCCCAACGTGATAGCCAGTTTCGGGTTCGGCGCCAGCTCCATAGCCCTGTTCGCCCGGGTGGGCGGCGGAATCTACACCAAGGC encodes the following:
- a CDS encoding HD-GYP domain-containing protein; this encodes MAVADAFDAMTSERSYKRAVPFRDAVNTIIVDGGTHFDPKVSRLLLTSFGMYPPGSVVELSDKSIGVVVSSGGEDLLRPVIMIKVNPDGSLSDALRLLDLKRSELRIQRYLGWEGKRAL
- a CDS encoding HD-GYP domain-containing protein, coding for MTDLDGEVFKVPVQDLISFGGIVAEDIISARGSVIIPKGTRLAMLGDSVLLLIRHLLDEGIGYVHVRRDDHVEQDALDSFIDQVINSNVIIDPEVASKSINEIKGLFDSIRTQHITPELLSPITEVAKELLEQILTKPKILFSVAKVHRWDEYTFVHSFNTAAISGFLAHRMAPESAETAVLGGLLHDLGKARIPLEILNKPGPLTNEEFNVMKSHPVLGEKLARELGIDDPDVLAIIRSHHERWCGSGYPDGKAGGGHTPAVSHRGGGGRLRRHDI
- a CDS encoding molybdopterin-guanine dinucleotide biosynthesis protein MobB, producing MLPIVCVCGLKDSGKTTLCVKLLEMLSQRGCHVGFIKRTSEEVLSPVSTDTGKALGSVGSAVLLGPDGARLDMAGQWDVGGLAMRVFPTKDLVIVEGGKSLRFPKVWVGNEVSKGVEGVFFTYRGGDEELEDLCEKLLEMARKGHKRSRVFTPAGEVPMKDFVADFVRGGLMGMVRELKGVRLKRGWVRAYVWCEGEGEDS